The following DNA comes from Myxococcales bacterium.
TCATGATGCCGAATGCACCTGATCCCGAAAACGGACGCAACAAGGCCATTGGTAGTACTTCGGCTGGGACCCCGAACGGGCTGGTGAACGGGTTGACCAGGCCGATCACAAAATCGAGCGCGCCCGATGCGCGGAACATCGCGACCGCGGTCAAAATCGCCACCAGGTAAGGCACGATACGCGCCGATACGGTGAGCCCTTCCTTCGCGCCTTCGACCATGGATTCGTACACCCGTACGCCCCTTGCAAAACCGAACAACAGCAGGCCGCCGATCAGCAGCGGGAAACTCCAGGCGTTGGCGACCGTAAAGAATACGTCCGCCAAGGACTTGTCTGCGAGTTGTCGATTGACGTCGATTCCCAGCCCCACGGCGGTGAGGATCAACATCCCCAGGACGATCACCGTCCGCAGCGGGCCCATCGGGCCGAACTCCTGCGTCGGGGGGATCTCGACATCGTCTGCATCGAAGCCGCCAAAATCTGCGTTGCCCGGGGATGAAGCGGAATCAGCGTCCGCCGGTCGGTGCCGGAACATCGGGAGCTTGACCAGGAGAAAGTAGAAGGCTACTGCGGCGAGGGTCGAACAAATCGTGGCGAACAGGGTCGGGAGCCAGATCGCAAACGGGTTCATGGATCCCGCGGCAGCCCGCACAAAGATGGTGCCGGTCGGCGGGAACAAGTTGATCGATGAAGTGTTGATGCACAGGAACAGCACCATCGCGTTGCTCGCGGCCCCCGGGTAGCGGTTGATCTTTGCCAACTCGCTCATGGCCTTGATGCCGAAGGGCGTCGCGGCGTTGCCGAGCCCCATCAAATTGCAGGCCATGTTCATCACCATGGCCGCCATGGCGGGGTGGTCAGGGGCGATGTCGGGGAACAGTCTGCGCAGCAGCGGTGCCAAAACCCTTGCAATGATGTCGCGCAGCCCGCCGTCGAATGCCACGCGCATGATGCCGAGCATGAAAACCATGCCGCCGACGAGCCCCAGCACCAGGGTAAACGCATCTTTTGCGCCGTTGCTGATGGCGAGCGAGACTTCGCTCATTTGACCCGTAAAGGCCCCATAAACGATCGATGTCAGAATCAGCCCGAGCCAGACCCAATTGAGCACCGGAACCCCCCAGTCCAGCGCCGCACGGCAGGTGTTGCAAAATTGCCGAGCGACATTCTCCCAGATATCCTTGGAGAGTCGAACCGAGTTGTTCGATCCCCCCAATCAAAGTCGAAGACTACACGTTGTCCGACGCAGCATTCTGGGAGTCTCCGTCACCTGCGGCGCCGGAGATAGCCCGCGAGAATTGTAACCGGTTTTCGGTGAGGTCAAATGCAGAGTCAGAAAATCACGTTTCGAATCTTGTGCGGTGGCGCACTCGCCCTGGTCTTGACCTCGGCATTGGCACTGGCTGCGGTGTTCGTCGTGCCAGCGGCCGGAGGTGTTGCTTTCGCCGGCAGGCCGCAAGCCGCCGTGGGCGATGCCTGGGTCCGAGCACTGGACCGGGTGCTTTCGAGCAAGGGCCTGCAGGGGGCAGAAGTGTCGGCGCTGGTGGTGCGCCAGCGCGACGGAGCCGTGCTCTACGCGCGAACCCCCGACCGGCTGATGATTCCCGCCTCCAACGCCAAAGTCCTCACAGCGCTTGCGGCTCTCGACGCATTTGGGCCGAGCCATCGCTTTGAGACCACAATCTCGAGCGACGTGTCGCCCGGGCCCAAAGGGGAAGTGGGGAAACTCTATCTGCGCGGCGGCGGCGATCCCACCATCACCAGCGAGGACTGGTGGCGGTTCGCCAGCGAATTGCGAGACGCGGGATTACAGCGGGTAAGTGGCGATTTGCTGCTCGACGACGCGCTCTTCGACCGGCTGCGCTGGCACCCCAGCGTCGAAGGGATCTCTTCGCGGGCGTATCACGCCCCGGTTGGCGCCTTGAACGCAAACTATGGGAGCTTTGCAGTGACCGTCCGGCCGGGGGCAAAGATTGGGGATCCGGTCAGCGTGACGGTGAATCCGCCAGTTTCTTATCTCGAGATCTCGAATCACGGCAAGACCCTCGGAAAGCGCGAACGCCCCAGCCTCGTGGTCGATCGGTCGGAGGGCAAGAACAGCGAAATTGTGACGATTCGCGGGGGCGTGCGGGTCGGCGACCCGTCGAAGACCTACTACCGAAGCGTGCTGCATCCCGACCGCTACGCCGGAGCGGTGCTAAAGCTACAACTCGCGGCAGTGGGTGTGGAAGTAGCGGGCAGGGTTCGCGCCGGGGTCGCACCCAAATCAGCCTTTGCGCTGCACCGTTTCAAGGGACGGTCGGTTGGAGAGATCGTTCGGCTCCTCATGAAGTTCAGCAACAATGGAATTGCGGAGTCGATGGTCAAGAATCTCGGCGCCCTGGCAAATGGGGGAGTCGGGACCTGGGAGGCCGGTGTTCCCGAAATGCGTAGACGTTTGATTGCTCGCGGTGTTCCAGCGGCTGGGTTCAAGTTAGTCGACGGTTCGGGGTTGTCCTATCACGATCGCGTATCACCCCGGGCGCTGGTGGCAGCCCTGCGCGTGGGCCTCGATTCGTTTCGCTTTGGCCCCGAATTCGTGACGTCGCTTCCCATCGCCGCCCGGGACGGAACCCTCGAGAAAAGGGCAGAAGGCGCACAAGACTGGGTTCGCGCAAAGACCGGACTCTTGAACGGCGTGACCGGGCTGTCGGGATATGCCGCAATCAAATCCCCAAACCCGCAAGGGCGCCGAGAGCGGGTGGTCTTTTCGGTTCTCGCGAACGGCTGCAAGCACGGGGATTCGGCCGCGATGGACGCGATCGACAATTTTGTGTCGCTGCTGACCGCAGGTCGTGCGAACTAGATTGGGGGAGGGGCCGTTAGCCGCGAGCCGGCGGTGCCTGACGTCGAATCGACGCGAGGTTGAAGGCCTTCATGACGCGCTTGCTGTAGATCGACGGGACGCCGCTGCCTTTGCGAATGCGGCGGTCGATCCGGGTCGGACCCCAGTTGTACGCGGCGAGCGCAGTCGAAACGTCGCCATAGCGATCGGCGAGTTGTTTGATGTACGCGATGCCGAGCTGAACGTTCAGGACGGGATCGAAGAGTGAGTCCGGACCGCGCCAATCCAGCTTGAGATTGACCGCCAACTCTTCTGCCGTGGCCGGGAGCAACTGCATCAGCCCCATGGCGCCCATGTGCGACACGGCGAGGTAATACCCCCCGCTTTCAACCTGGATTACCGCCGAAACCAGCGCCGGATCGAGGCCGTAGCGCCGGGATTCGCGAACGATTGTTCGGGCCACGTTTTCTTCGTCAAGTCGAGACATTCCGGTGTGACGGCTGCGCAAGAAGCTGAGCACCGCACGCTCATCGAGGTCTGTCGGCTGGTCTGATGTCGCCGGTGACTGCGCGACCGGGGCTGCACCCACCGATGGGAGATCTGTCCCCTCGAAGATCTCCGGGCCGGTGGGGCCACCGAACGCGTAAGAGAGTCCCCACAACAAAAGACTGGCCAGAATGAGTCGCTGCACCATCAGCTCAGTCCCAATGGTGAAATGCCCAGAGCCGAGATGGCCTGGAGATTGTTGGCGACGGCGTAGCCGGTGATCAGTGTGATGAAGCCCAAAAATGCTTCCTTGGCGCGCTTTGGGAAGCGCTGCGTATATAGAACGAAGCCCACCGCAAAGACCGTAAAGACACCGTCAATGAGCAATCCGCCCACCAAACCGGTTCCACGGAAGAGTAATTCCACTGCGGGGTTCGCCTCGATGACCTGCCAGCCGGCGATTGGAGCGCGCAGGCACAGGTAGGTCGTCCAATGGTCTGCAACGGTCAGCAGCAATGTTGAAATAGCCAGAGCATGGAGCATGAAACGCTTGAACCTCAAGGTCGGGACATCGCTTGAAATCTGTCCAGTTGATTCCTGGATAGAGCAAGAAGCGTGCCTTCGAGCACTCAGGCGCGGATTCGTCTGTGGTGTCAGATATATGGGGGGCATGGCTGCTTGCAAGTGAAAGGGGGAAAGGGGCGGCCTTTCAGAGGGAGAGAGTAGCCGGTTTCTCAAAACAAGGCAGCGCGTCGACGGTGAATAAAATTGCGGGTCGGCAGCTCACAGGCAGCTGATGGGAAACGACCAGGCAGGCCGAGGCGGCGGTGGGGCGGGGAGGGCCGCAGCGGGCTCGGAGACTCCAGACAGATTGAAGTCTACGAGTCCACTGCGATTCTCCTGATCTCCGGGTGTTACTTCTTTTTCATGCGACCTTTGCCGAGCAGCAGCCAGTCGAGGCTCACCTGCTCTTTTACGGCCAGCGTAATCAGAAAATCGGTGTGAGGAGTCGTTCCGTTCTCGTAGCGATTTACGTTCTGCTGAAATACGCCCAGATCCCGGGCGAACTGTCGTTGTGAGCGATCGCCACGTACTAGCGAAATTCGTTCGGGAAGTTTGCGCTTGAGGCGCGTCACTACGTTGGAGGCCATCGTTACCCCTTTGTTGTTCCTGTTTCTTTTGTTGTTTGTTGTTTGTTGCTTGTTAGATGCTGCTGTTTGTTGCGTAGATGATTGCCGATGCTGAAGTGAAATTGGGTGTCGATCTTGGCCATCAGTATTCGTTTTGACATCGGACTGACACTAATTTGTACTTCTGAACCGCAAGGCTGCATGAGCTGCGCAAACGACACGCACTTCGGGCACGCGCTTTGTGTGGGGCTGGAGTCAGAAGACCGGCGTTGAAACATTAATGTTCAAAGTATGAATACGCAAAACTTCGCCGATACTCGGTGGTGCGACTCTTCTCTTCTCTCGTCTCTCTTCTCTCGTCTGGTCTCTTCGGCGCGATGGTGCGGACCACGATCATGTTTAATTTGTCGGTTCGCTTCGCAGTGTATACACCGGTCACGGACGATTCAACCCCAAAAATGTGTCGCGACACATGCACGTGTCTTATTTTTGCACGTCGTGATCGGATAGGCTGCGCAATTCAGCAACGAGGTTTGGGTTTTGCCCCGGCGGGAATCGCACAGGCCCATTTTCGAGATATCGTTGACTGGGCGAATGGGTATAATTTGGCTTGCAACTAAGGTGAAACCCCCGGTTTTCGATTTTGTGTCGAATTACTTTGTAATTCCAGTTGAGCGCACGGATCCTGATCGATCGCAAAGAAAATATTGTCGCCGGGTTATTTTTTTGGCGCAGGAGGGAATTTTCGTGCGGGTAGTGGCGGGATATCTCGGAAGCCGGGCCCTGGAGTCGCCTTCGAGCGGCGTTCGCCCGACCTCGGACCGAGTCCGCGAGTCGATATTTTCGCGCCTGGGCGATGTGGGTGATTGTCGGGTGCTCGACCTCTTCGCGGGGACCGGTGCCCTGGGAATCGAGGCGATTTCCCGAGGGGCCAGCGCCGTGGTGTTCGTCGAGCGTGCCCGGGCCGCCCAGCGCATTCTGGCCAAGAATCTAGAGAACCTGGAGCTCGGTGCGGTCAGCCAGGTGATCCGAGGCGAGGTGAAGTCAAGCCTCAAGCAAATGGCTGGGCGAGGGGAGCAGTTTGATCTGATCTTCATGGATCCTCCCTACGACTCCACGGAGTT
Coding sequences within:
- a CDS encoding lytic transglycosylase domain-containing protein; amino-acid sequence: MVQRLILASLLLWGLSYAFGGPTGPEIFEGTDLPSVGAAPVAQSPATSDQPTDLDERAVLSFLRSRHTGMSRLDEENVARTIVRESRRYGLDPALVSAVIQVESGGYYLAVSHMGAMGLMQLLPATAEELAVNLKLDWRGPDSLFDPVLNVQLGIAYIKQLADRYGDVSTALAAYNWGPTRIDRRIRKGSGVPSIYSKRVMKAFNLASIRRQAPPARG
- the dacB gene encoding D-alanyl-D-alanine carboxypeptidase/D-alanyl-D-alanine-endopeptidase; translation: MQSQKITFRILCGGALALVLTSALALAAVFVVPAAGGVAFAGRPQAAVGDAWVRALDRVLSSKGLQGAEVSALVVRQRDGAVLYARTPDRLMIPASNAKVLTALAALDAFGPSHRFETTISSDVSPGPKGEVGKLYLRGGGDPTITSEDWWRFASELRDAGLQRVSGDLLLDDALFDRLRWHPSVEGISSRAYHAPVGALNANYGSFAVTVRPGAKIGDPVSVTVNPPVSYLEISNHGKTLGKRERPSLVVDRSEGKNSEIVTIRGGVRVGDPSKTYYRSVLHPDRYAGAVLKLQLAAVGVEVAGRVRAGVAPKSAFALHRFKGRSVGEIVRLLMKFSNNGIAESMVKNLGALANGGVGTWEAGVPEMRRRLIARGVPAAGFKLVDGSGLSYHDRVSPRALVAALRVGLDSFRFGPEFVTSLPIAARDGTLEKRAEGAQDWVRAKTGLLNGVTGLSGYAAIKSPNPQGRRERVVFSVLANGCKHGDSAAMDAIDNFVSLLTAGRAN
- a CDS encoding spore maturation protein is translated as MSEVSLAISNGAKDAFTLVLGLVGGMVFMLGIMRVAFDGGLRDIIARVLAPLLRRLFPDIAPDHPAMAAMVMNMACNLMGLGNAATPFGIKAMSELAKINRYPGAASNAMVLFLCINTSSINLFPPTGTIFVRAAAGSMNPFAIWLPTLFATICSTLAAVAFYFLLVKLPMFRHRPADADSASSPGNADFGGFDADDVEIPPTQEFGPMGPLRTVIVLGMLILTAVGLGIDVNRQLADKSLADVFFTVANAWSFPLLIGGLLLFGFARGVRVYESMVEGAKEGLTVSARIVPYLVAILTAVAMFRASGALDFVIGLVNPFTSPFGVPAEVLPMALLRPFSGSGAFGIMSETLMVHGPDSFIGYLTSTLQGSTETTFYVLAVYFGAARIRQGRHTLLACLAGDFAGFAGAVVACHLFFS
- a CDS encoding helix-turn-helix domain-containing protein yields the protein MASNVVTRLKRKLPERISLVRGDRSQRQFARDLGVFQQNVNRYENGTTPHTDFLITLAVKEQVSLDWLLLGKGRMKKK